The Streptomyces sp. YIM 121038 sequence CCGGACAGGAGGGCTGAGGGCGTTTGGGCACGGAAGAGTCCTCCTAGGCGGCGGAAGAAGGAGGGGCGGCGGCTTCCGCGGGTCGGGTAGGGATGCTGGTCAGGCGGCGCAGGAGCGCAGCAGGTGCTGGTTGAGTCCGGCTTGCAGCGCGCTGAGGCGGGCGAGCAGGCGCGGGTTGTCTCGGGTGAGGTAGAGGGCCGAGGTGAGCGCGACGGGCAGCATGCCCAGCCGGGCGGGCTCGGGGTAGGTGTCACGGCCGATGTCCAGGACCTCCACACCACTGGCGATCGCGTACTTGACCGTCTCGTACATCAGCCAGCCGCGTGCCGGTGAGGTGTGTGCGCGGGGGATGCCGCTGGCGGCTGCCCACAGGTACAGGGTCCGGCCGTGGTGGAAGGCGAGATACCCGTCGTGGGTGCGCGCACCGTCCTGGGCGAGGAGCCCGACGGCGCCGGGAACCCGGGTGAGGGAGGCGATCATGTCCGCCCCGTACACCGAGGGGGCCCGCTCGCCGTCAGGGCGCAGCAGGCCTGTCAGCTGGGGCAGGTGGGACAGCAGTTCGGGGCCCCGGGCAACGGTGAGGGTCAGCCCGGCCTGCTGTCCGCGCCGGTGGGCGGCTCTGAAGGCATTGCGGACCTGGCTTGCGGGGATGCGTGCGAGGAAGCCGGTGAGGGTGGTGCTCAGGCGGGTGCGGTGGCACCGGCCCAGGATGATTTCGGCATCGGGGAAGCGGGCTTCGCGCCACATGGTGCGTTCTGCGGGCGGCAGGTTGGTGATCATCAGGGCGTCGCTGCCCAACTCGCGGGCGAGTGCGTGGCCGCGTTCGACGGCTTCGGCCAGGACCGGCCCGCGCGCGCCGGGCAGGCCCCCGTAGAGGCTGTAGAGGGAGGGAGCGCACAGCACGTCGGTATCGAAGGTCCTTCGGGGCACGTTCGCGGCGGTTTCCAGGGCGCGCCACAGCGGGCTGGTGTGCACTTGCGCGAACGCCATCCGGTGCTGGTGCGGGCCGTCGGTGAGGAGCAGGTGCTGGCGGGTGCTGATCTGTTCGGTGCGCACCAGCTGCCAGGCCGCGGCCCACTCCGCGGTGTGGAAGGGGGTGGCCGGATGGCGGTCGGCGGGCAGGTCCGCTGCTGAGGGGTGCCAGGAGCTGCTCACGCCGTGGAGGCGGGGTCGTACGGAGGTCGCAGTCATGGTTCTCTCCGGGGTCAAGGCGCAGGGCGGGCGGTGGCGGCGACCGGCTGCGGGCGGGTTGCGTCCGAGCGGCAGCCGGTAGGGCCAGATGCTGAGGGTTCGGTGGCGAGGGCGGGTGAGGCGGTCGGTGCGGTGGGCGCGCGAGGGAGCGGCGGCCAGGGTGGAGCTCCAAGTCCGAGCGTGCAAGCCGCGGCCGTTTGTTGGGGAGATCTTGTTGAGGGCGTCGGTAGAGGCGCTCGTCGGCTTCACCAGGGCGCGGCCGCGTCGGTCGGCCAGGCATCCGTCGGCCAGCGCGCCCAGGGCAGGCGGCCACCGCCGTGGTTCCGCGGGCGGTGGCAGGCGCTCCAGATGCAGCTGAGGCAGGGGCTCTGGGGGCGGTGGCTGGGTGCCGCGCGCTGGTGGGAGGGGGTGCCGCCCCACACGGCACCCCCTCGCTGGCAGTCAGCGCGCGTGCCGCGAGCCCGGATCGACGGCCGCCGTTCGGGGGGAACGGTGTGGGCTGACTGCGTGGGTGCCCGATCGCATCCCTGGGAGATTGGGGCGGTCCGGGCACGTTGGTGTGTCGTACGACTGCGGGAATGTGCCGTGGGGACGGCGCTCGCTGGGCGGCCCGTCCTGTAGGCGGTTGAGCGGATGCTCCGTGGTGGGACGGCGCTCGAAGCAGCTTGCCTGCAGGAAACGGGCGGTCAGTGATGCCGGCAACACTGCCACGGTCGGTATGGCCGGGATGTGGGCCCGTTCTTCGGGTGCTGTGCTGACGGTGCAGGTCGCGAGCGCGCGTGATGGCTGGCGCGCGGGGCGAGGCGGAGTTGCATCGTGCACCTGGCGGGAGTCGCGGATAGCTGCTGCTGGCGTGGAGTGATCTGCATGTTCATCCCCGTCGCGTCGCTTGTGCGAGATCGTTTGGGTGGATGTGTGAAGTCATCTGCCACACGGAGCAGTTGCCCTGCGGTCTCCGCGTAGCGTGCGTCGCCGAACCCGGTCAGCACTGCGTGAGCGTGAGCTGGCGTGCTGTCGGCCGCGTGGGCGCGACCCACGATTCCGACGGGCGGCGGCTCTTGGGATACAAATCTTCGACCACCACACCACAGGTGTCAACAATTGGAGACGCCTTGATGGAAGACGTCTGTCGGCAGCCGTGGTGACCTGCAGGCACGCGCTCCGGCGCCAGTCGCCAGGAGGCGGAGAACCATCAGCCCGCCCTCGGCCCGCGCACCAGAGCCCTCTCGCCGACACCGTGCCCACTCATGCGGTGAACGCTCCCGCACACAGAGCCCCGACGGCTGCCGCGGGGTGCAGCAGGACAGGGCAGGGCCAAGGACGCCCGGCAACAGCCGCTGCACCATTGGCTGGAGGGCTGCCTGATGGCTACGCTCGACAGGCCCACCGTCTGTGGCTTCAGGGGAGACCATCAGGTGAACGCAGCCGATCCGACGCCAGCCGGCCCCTGTGACGGGGCAGCACGAAATGATCAGCTGGAGATCCGTCAGCTCCTGGAGCAAGTCGACGACCTCGCACGGCGCCTGGGAAAGAGCCGGGACCAGGTGCTCGATCCAGCACGCGTCTCCTACGCCACAGGCATTCCGCACCGGCGTGTGGAAGAACTGCTGGCCGGAGCCTGCCCCCTGACTCCGCCGGTGCCTCGCGAGGACCTCAAGAGATACAACAACTCCCTGTTCGTGCAGCGGCTCGCACTCCTGCACCAGACTCGGGTCGACGAGAACGGCCAGCGCTACTCCCAGCGCGCGATCGCCCGGGGCACAGGCATCTCGATTCCGCAGATCGGGCACCTCCTCGAAGGCGAGCGCAGCCCCAACAACGATCACGCCACCAGGATCGAACGCTTCTTCGGCGTAGCCGAAGGCTTCTGCTCCCGCCCGGAGGGCGCCGCGCTCATCGCGGCCCTCCGCCCCCTGGTCGCCGAGGAGTTGCCGCAGCTGATCACCAGGGAGCTGCTGGAAGAGCTGGGCGTCCACGCCGTAGCGCTGCGCCGTTCAGGCTCTGCCCCCAGGGCGGGCTCCTCCGGGCTTAGCTCGATCCTCCCGGCTCTTGAGGAACTGGCTCAGCGCCAGCGCAGGGCGCGCGGCGAATCCCCTTCCTGAGCTCCGCCCCGCTGCGCCATTCAACGATGCCGTCTTCGCCTGGCCAGCCGGGACAGTGCTTCGCGGCAGGAGGGCTCGGAGGCGGCCTATCAGAAGCCGTTCTCAGGTGACCTTCTGCTGCCCGGCTTCCGCGCGGGCCCGCCGCCGGGCCTCATCCACGACGGGAGCGGTCACGAGGGCCTCGGAGATGCGGACCAGGTCCAGGTGTGCCGCGGCGAGGGGGCGGTGGACCGGGCCCGTCCCGAGCAGGGTCCGCGGGGCATCGTGCTGGCGAGGCTGGTGGGCCTGTTCGGCAACCACCGCGGCCGCGATGGCGGCGGCTGCTGCTGCGGCCTCAGCTTCCTGCGGAGTCGATCCCCCGGCCAGGGCCTTGTGCATCGCGGCGGTCCGTACTGCCGGGTCGCCGAACAGCGAGAGCTCCAGCAGCCTGTCGGCGATCACGGTCTCCCGCTCGGTGAGCCGGATGCTGGGCAGGGCCCACCGTGGAGGGCGGGTGCGCCTCTTGCCTTGGGCGTTGGCGCTCACCTCGCGCCATAGCGGGGCCAGGCTGCGGTACTGCCGAAGGTGGCAGCGCGCGCTGCTCAGATGCGGCCCGGCGATCGGCAGGATGTACCCGATGGAGCTGATCACCGAGCTCATTGAGGCCAGGGGCGGGGCGAGGTAGGTGCTCAGGTAGTCCCGGTCGTGGCCCGTCCAGCGGGCGCCGACGGCGAGGAGCTTCGCCACGTCGTAGCCGAGGAGACCTGTTGCCGTCCCCACCTGGCACAGCAGTCCGGCGCGGTGCCAGGTCGGGAGGTGGCGCATCCACCGGCAGCACAGGACGGCCATGGTCACCGCCGCGGCGGCGTGGGCGAGGAGATAGAGGACGATGAGCTCGCGGATGTACGGTTCGCCGGCGTAGTAGGTGTCGAAGTCGCGCGGCCGTCCCACCGGGGCGTCGCCCAGGAGGAACAGGACGCAGAGCGCGAGCACGACGGCGGTGTAGGCGACGATCCAGTGGCGTGAGTGGCGGCGGACTTGAGCGGGTGGTCCGCCACGCCAGTGAACGAGCAGCACCATGCAGG is a genomic window containing:
- a CDS encoding GNAT family N-acetyltransferase, translating into MTATSVRPRLHGVSSSWHPSAADLPADRHPATPFHTAEWAAAWQLVRTEQISTRQHLLLTDGPHQHRMAFAQVHTSPLWRALETAANVPRRTFDTDVLCAPSLYSLYGGLPGARGPVLAEAVERGHALARELGSDALMITNLPPAERTMWREARFPDAEIILGRCHRTRLSTTLTGFLARIPASQVRNAFRAAHRRGQQAGLTLTVARGPELLSHLPQLTGLLRPDGERAPSVYGADMIASLTRVPGAVGLLAQDGARTHDGYLAFHHGRTLYLWAAASGIPRAHTSPARGWLMYETVKYAIASGVEVLDIGRDTYPEPARLGMLPVALTSALYLTRDNPRLLARLSALQAGLNQHLLRSCAA
- a CDS encoding helix-turn-helix transcriptional regulator; protein product: MATLDRPTVCGFRGDHQVNAADPTPAGPCDGAARNDQLEIRQLLEQVDDLARRLGKSRDQVLDPARVSYATGIPHRRVEELLAGACPLTPPVPREDLKRYNNSLFVQRLALLHQTRVDENGQRYSQRAIARGTGISIPQIGHLLEGERSPNNDHATRIERFFGVAEGFCSRPEGAALIAALRPLVAEELPQLITRELLEELGVHAVALRRSGSAPRAGSSGLSSILPALEELAQRQRRARGESPS
- a CDS encoding MAB_1171c family putative transporter, which translates into the protein MNTTGYFAAAIAPTLALAIKLPALIRNWHSVLLRCVCTLMALAAAVFICAAPPIITGINNATGVPNSSALLVYCLMTAFSASCMVLLVHWRGGPPAQVRRHSRHWIVAYTAVVLALCVLFLLGDAPVGRPRDFDTYYAGEPYIRELIVLYLLAHAAAAVTMAVLCCRWMRHLPTWHRAGLLCQVGTATGLLGYDVAKLLAVGARWTGHDRDYLSTYLAPPLASMSSVISSIGYILPIAGPHLSSARCHLRQYRSLAPLWREVSANAQGKRRTRPPRWALPSIRLTERETVIADRLLELSLFGDPAVRTAAMHKALAGGSTPQEAEAAAAAAAIAAAVVAEQAHQPRQHDAPRTLLGTGPVHRPLAAAHLDLVRISEALVTAPVVDEARRRARAEAGQQKVT